The following is a genomic window from Rutidosis leptorrhynchoides isolate AG116_Rl617_1_P2 chromosome 8, CSIRO_AGI_Rlap_v1, whole genome shotgun sequence.
ataaaagctgtCAAAATGTCTTCGCAAGTCGAAAGGTAGACCTTGCGACTTGCGATTTGGTTGTAACaaattttgtaaactttgaaacgttATATCTTGAGCTCAGCAACTTAACCTTGCGACTTAGTTCAATTATATCAGTTAacaatttatcaaataaatataattaataataataatataaataattcatATAGTAATATAATAAGTTTAAATATCAAATAATAAAAAAGTAGGGTCATGCGATGGAGAGAAAATATGTCATGATTAGTAGTAGTGTATGATGGGTATGTGATAGGGAGTAAATGGAGAGTAAAATATAGCGTGGTTGTCTGTCATGAAAAGGAGGgacgtcatggttgggagtggtctagATAGAATTTTATGTTATGTGCAAGTAATAAATTCAATTGTATTTGACTAATGTAGTATATGTAAAATGACAAAATTATGTCGAACCCATCAGAAATCGATAGCCAATCTCAAGTGATGAAATCAGCCAATCGTGGGTTGCATAACCGGATCTGGTCGTGTTACAATGGTGGATTCCGGTGTCCCGTCAGCCATCGTAGCAATCTGTATTACTTTTTGTGCTTTTTCATTTTTCTAGCTTACCACTTGTTTTGGTTTAGATTTGCGTTTGAACTAATTTTGATTTCTggaaagaaaatattttgattttgGGAAGAACATGGCATTGATTTTGGAGAAGAATTAATACAGATGATTTTGATTTAGAAGAAGAACAAACAAAGAAGATAACCAAATGAAAAGACAAATTTAGCCGCGTGTGCATTGCACGTGATTGAAAATTACAGAAATATTTCATGATAGTTAGGATGGGTGACCAACTGCATAACATTTGCAAAGGAGAGAAATCAAACACTTCGAAACAAAGTTTAAGCCAGATCATGCAATTTGGAGTAAACCACATGACCAACGATGTAATTTGTCTTGATAAATAGTATTTCAAATCATACTACATCCGTCTCAATTTAATAATATCAAGTTGACTTTTTGTCATAACTTTAAAGGTGAATAATATTTTGTGTTAATTAATATTTGATGAATGTTATATTGAAAATAAAACCATATATAAAACATATCGTTCATATAAATTTCATAATGTATtatgtaataaaaaaaattaaagtaaAAATTAAGAGAAAAAATTAATGCAAAACTATTTAATTTAGACGGAAGAAGTAACAAATTGTGTTTTTTACTAATGAATTACTGTgatgtgattttttttttataacgtATAAAATCACCAAAGACTAAAATTTCATGGAGCTTAGCTAGGAAAAAATTTAGGTGGTGCGAAGGGGCAACTTAGGGCGTCACACAGGTGGGTCCAACAAATATTGAAGATGCCGCAATATTATTGGTTGAGTTACGATTCAGCCACCCACAGACGGCCACGTTAATCATACGATTTTGGGCCCCACTTTATTGTCATCAATTTCTACCGGGCACACAACAAAAGACGCAAATCCTAATATTAACTCGGTCCTCTATCTTTTACGGAGTATCTTTTATCTTTTATAAtcttttattataaaataaaaataaaataaaatggcaAAGAGGATAACTTCTTACATTTTGTACACTTCTTTTCTTAAAAAGTCTCGTACATATACATATCTTTTATCAATTAAAAGGGTGAGTCTTCTCAATCTGGAGGGTATTTTCACTCTCCGATCATTTTCTTGACCGCCGTAATATATGCTGctatatgttttaaaagtttaatcATGTTTACTACTCAATATTTAGTATAATATTTGAGGCATTTATGGATTAATGATCGTGTATTCGTGTTACTTCAAACTGAACTATAGCCATCCTTTTACAGTTCCAATGTTATAAGGATATTAAGGAAACTGCTAGTGATTTTAGGTTATTCAACAATTATTGATAATTGTAATTTACTAAATTGCATAGGTAATCAACTTATATTCAAAGTCGGACTTAGGAGaatgtggagtacacgttcgtaagtGTTAACCTTATATTGTCGTGGAAATTGTGAGGGTCAAAGAGGGCAGCACCCCGTTTGTGGATGTCAAGGAAGCACCGTTCCAATCAACGGCATATTTACTATACGCATATACTGAAAAGTTACGTCCAAAAGAATTTTCTCCCAAATTGGTGTGACTTTTCGTCAACATATTTTTCCGCCAAAATGAAGAATTCCACCCTTTCATTTTCAACTGATTAAACTGTTTTTTCTCcagaaaaatataataatataataaaaaatataatgataatgataataataataataataataataataataataataataataataataataataataataataataattattattattattattattattattataatgataatgataataataataataataataataataataataataataataataataataataataataataataataataataataataataataataataataataataataataataataataatattattattattattatatattaatattaataacatgaaaaTAGAAAATATGGAGTATTTTAAGAATGATGGGCGCACGGGGTAGAGAATTAGAGTGGTAGCATGATTACCGTCGGTAGTGGAGACGAGGTGTATTTGTGACGATCAGTTCAACGGGGTCCGTTTAATCATGTTCCCGTACTAcctttaaatatacatatattgtcGTTAATGAAATTCAAGTTGATGTTCGaagaataaaaaatatatatatttaaaatcttTAATAGTACAATACAATTAATTAATATACTAAATGAAATTTACCACTCACAATGACAATATGAAAATGACCTCAACTTTACcgccagtgttgtaaatctcccgagatctcccccgagatctcttttcttgaaggcaaccgagacgagatgttcatctcccgagatttctcggtcaacggggtcaaacttagataaagtcacgatttctcggattttcttgctaatttgtaagattttattgtaaaattcgtaatttttaaGATTTTCTCACTAATTTcccggatatttttgtaaaatctcttaaaaacgtatataaataaacatatatttatcttttaatgtacatttttatttttattaaaaaaactataaagtcaacgtaagtcaacgtccgagatctccccgatattattccgagatgccaagatctccctaaaaaagtccaaacgagatctccccgagatccgaattctccaaccttgtttACCGCGCGTGGTGATTTCTGGCGGCAGATGTTCTGATTGACGTTGGATATTGCGGTCTCTAGTGTCATTCGATGACACGTTGCATTGTATTCTTCGTCAATGGTTTAATCCTACTGGAATGATGGCTCTAGTTGTTGTTGCCTCTATTGTTGTTTAGCCTGCCTTTTAGATTTAGATTTACTATGTTGTTGGTTTAGATTTACTTTGGTTAGCGAGTTTGTTTGTTTTTTCTTGACTAAAGTTAGATTTTGTTCCGTATTGTATTGGTTTGTAGCTTTTCGATCTTCTGATTCGTTTATTTGTATATTTTCTTTCCGAAAAAAGTTTATAAATTTTTGTTTAAAAAGCGTTACTAAAAGTTAAAAAATAAATTGACAAAGTTTAGTGAAGCCATTTCGCCGCTAAGAATAACTTTGACTACAAAAGTCACAAAATATCTATTTTATCAGTCtgtgagaaataaaaataaaaaataattacaAGAAAGTCATTTTTTTTCTAGCGACTATAGTggcaaagtattattaatattaagtcaattttcTAGTAATATATGTGATCAAGCTAAAATTCATTTGTTAAGGAAATTTCGGGTTAAATGCAATGACGTTGGGTTGCTATGGTATTTAAGTGACCTTACAGTAGTGTTTCATGAGGTCTTAGATTGGAGGAGATGACCGATCGTAAAGTCCGATTGTATAACATCCTTGATGATCATAAAATCCATATATCAACACCTTATTCTCATTCATAGTATAATCCGTAAAAGCTTGCCTTCTTAGAGAGTACCTAAGAATTTGTAACTTGAGTTATAATTTCTCCAAATACAACGTCGTAAAATAATGAACCTTGGTATCTATATATAGGAGTCTGACTAATGCACACATACGAATATACGACCTTGTTCCGCTGATACGATGTGCAACCTGAGTCTTAAATGATGCGTTGTAGTCTTGACGTGCATTGCTTTTTAAATTCCTTATGGACCCGTTTGACCAACCCGCACAAATCAAGGAGGTAGAAGAACCAAAACGCTTTTGAATTGCATCTTCATATGATCAAGATGCATGTAACCAGAAATGTCCATCTtggatattatcattaaaattggaaTAAGCGGTGGCGaaaacaatatttattttaatgggGTCGAAATTTCTTTTAAAGATGTTTGCATTCTGCAACTTTATTTCTCCATGAATATACAATCTTTTGGTCATGGACTTTTAGGTTGGGAGCCATATACGAAGACTTTTGGACAAAATACAAACTTTTTCTTTTCAAAGTAAAGAATccaataatgaaaaatataaatgcttTTGAACCATGGACTTTTGAACCATGGacttttggattgaaagcaaaatCTAAAACTTTAGGCTTAAAAATTTCATATACACCGGGGCAGGCGGCCCCCTTTCCTACTCAAATTCCGCCACTGGGAATAAGTTTTGTTCTCATTTACTCTCCCGTTTCAACATAAGTGTTCACTGCTAACTTTTTTTAAAATCTTTTTTTCCTCAACTTTaacaataaatatttttatttgtattatttatcataatatttGTGTAATAAATAGAAATCAATACAATCAATAGTCTAGAATACCCACTATAAggcaaaatatttgaatttgttatTAACAAGTTAATAGCTTAGTGGTACTCGTACCTAATAATAAAGGGTTTCATAGTTGAAATTCGTTGCCAAAATAGGCGTCGGTTCAATTCAATTGCACATCGAGTATAACAACTCTTTTGACACTGGGGATTTCAAACTCTTGACATGACACTCATAATTCATAAAGTAATCGGTGAAGGTATTTTACAAAAATTCGAGTCATACGGGTTGAACATATATATGATGAGTTGCCAAAGACAATATATAGCAATATAACTTTAAAAGTGTCTTCATTGATCTACACTTTTGCTAAACAATATGAGATTGTTACAAGGTATTTTAAGGTAAGTCTCGATCAGTTGCTGGTGGGTCGGTcacagatatattatatatatatatatttagggcAAAAAGAATGAAAAATCTTGGCCACCAATTTAGCCCCCACATCCATCTGACAATGAAAGACAAAGATAGGCTACAACAAACAAACATACTTACATATATACATGTTTATGTCATCATCTCTCATCATTAGGTTTTGGTtacttttttctttcttcttcttcaaattcaaACCTCCTCTTATATAATCTTCATTCATTCTCTTAAGCTTTCCACTTTTAGCAACTTCCTATCCAATCAAATTCTTCTTTCTCCTTGGGGTATGAACCATTTCAGAAAACAATAATTGGTTCAGACCCCGAGCACAAACGAAATCTTTCTTGGTTTTCGATCGTATACAGTTTCTGTATTTTCGTAGACATTTGATATTAACCCTAATTCAAAGAAATAATTAAGAGCAGATTTTACTTTAGCGCTATACTTCATTTTGATCTCGTTGGTAAATCGATCCTCCCACGTTTTGTATGATTTCTATTAAGTAACTATTTTGATTTCATATATACTTTATACTTACAGTCTTATTTACAGGTCCATCATATATAGTTAATCTTGATTGATATTTATGAGTATTCAATTCCTTTAAGTAGAAACATTATATAATCAGTTAACAATAAAATGGTTTCAAGTTGCATTCTATCTTCAATTAATCAATGCTACAATTTAGCTCACTTTTATTATCAGATTTCTGCGTAAATATCAATGTGTAGTAATTAAGTGTGAATGTTCTAAAGTGATATTAAGATTAAGATTGATGATTATGGATTCAGGTTCTAACAATAATAGGGGGAGAACATGAACACTTTTTCACATGTTCCCCCTGGCTTTCGATTCCATCCTACCGACGAAGAACTTGTGGATTACTACCTTCGAAAAAAGATTAACTCCAGACCAATTGAACTAGACGTCATCAGAGATGTCGATCTTTACAAAATTGAGCCATGGGATCTTCAAGGTATATATACTAGCTATCTAAAACTGTCACAAATAATTAGTTAATTTATACTAGAATTTTGCTAACGACGGCCTAGGTCTAGGTCTGTCGTTAGTGTGCATAAAATATAGTTGTACAGAGCGGTTACTTATGGATCTGAAAGCAGCATTTATTAAAAAGTACAACTTTCTTATGCACACTAACAACGGCCCTGTCATTAGCAAATTCCTTTATGCTATTAAGATTACTTGCAtgaaatatgctaacttaattgtaAACTTAAATAGAGCTATGCAGGCTAGGTACGGAAGAACAGAACGATTGGTATTTCTTTAGTCATAAAGATAAGAAGTACCCGACGGGGTCTCGCACAAATAGAGCTACTGCAGCTGGATTTTGGAAAGCAACTGGAAGGGATAAAGCGATTTACTCAAAACATGATTTggttgggatgagaaaaacattgGTTTACTACAAAGGCCGTGCGCCTAATGGTCTTAAATCTGATTGGATCATGCATGAATATCGCCTTGAAACAGACGAAAATGCAACCACAACACAGGTATGATCATATCTTCGCATAAAATGCTTTTTTATGGCAAAAAGAACAAACGGCAACCCAGACTGGCCCACACTCTACTGCCAATTCCATAATGTATATGACAGAAATTGTATTATTTGGTGGATGTTTTCAAAAATAAtgcaatatgtttttttttttttttttaaaaaaaaaaaaaacaggaagAAGGGTGGGTGGTGTGTAGGGTTTTTAAGAAAAGACTGCCAGTTATGAGGAGAGCAAGTGAGCAAGAGCTAATGTGGTGCGACGATCAACAAATCTCGTTCATGCCTGAAATTGATCACTCGCCAACGCTAAATAACATTCGATCGAACTTAGCTAACAATGTTTTTAACCAATACCCTTATGGTTCTTGCAAGCAAGAACTAGATCATATTCAAAATTACCAGAGTACCCCTGATCACCACCTCCAACTCCCTCTTCTAGAGAGCCCAAAACTTCTCCCAACCTGCAATTCTTCCATGCCGATTTACGGTATTGACATAAACCATGGCGGCAGCAATAGTTTTCAGCCTTCCATGCACACTCAagaccataacaacaacattcagTTACATCAAGGCCAAAACTTTAATGATCATCAAGTGACAAATTGGCGCGTTCTTGACAAGTTTGTTGCATCGCAATTTCATAACCAGGACGATGTTTTAGCTAAAGGAAATCAAGATCAATTGTATCATAATGAAGAAAACCAAATAACAGTTCCAGAAGATGCATCAAATTCCATTTCTGGTTGCCAAATAGATCTATGGAAATGACCTGAAAATGTGTTATTTTCATAAAATTATTAACTTTTATTAATTGTTGTACATAATAAAGACCAATCTACAGTATGTGTTACATGTGTAACCTTTATTAACCCTTTTACCTAGCTTACATAGAGTAATAATTAAGCCCCTTTGATTAATTAGCACTCTCGATTAGTTTATTTGATGGATATTGTTGtaactaattataattaaaaccATCAAAGATAGGTATGGGGTGCTGCTGTATTTTATGATTACTTGGGATTAAACTATCAAAGCATTATCTATGTACTAAATGTATTATATATGTGTAATGGTCATGTTCATTATATATGTAGAAGCATATGCTGTTATTTTTATTAACCTTTATTTAATCTTTTTTTCAGTAGAGTTATAAAATCTCAAAGGATATTTATACTATACATACATACACTATTTTGAGTTAATTAGCTACACTGTGACCATATATGATATTAATTAGAACTGAGATATATCTTTAAGCCAAAACTTATTTTTCCTATGTGTAATGCGATTAAATGCCGCGTAAAGTATTTATCTTATGCAGAAAAGATGATATTAGTTATCCAACTTACATAGTTCATATCCAAAGATTGAACCAAACTGATAGTTACATACTTACATGTTAGATTATATAGAGTTGAAATATATCTTAAACATCACAATATATGATTTGGATCAACATAGATAATGCCATGTTGCTCACGCCCTTTTGAGTCATGATGTATATAGAGGAAAGGGATGTACTATGCTTAGAATTAAAGTTTGCTTCAAAACACATGGGCAGATATATAAGGGGTGAATGTGGGGAGAGAATGAAAGAAACTAGTTTGTTATTGGTTACATATATTGATTAATCAAACTTTCCTTTGAAGGcagtttataaattatatattgttACTTTTTATGATGTTTCGCTTTTTACAAAAAGTTCTTTACAACTAACAATATATTGTTGATTCTTTTACTTTCAACCTTAGAAGGAAAGGTAAGTGTCACATAAACATTGGCTAGCTACTTAGCTAGTTCCATCATATATACATTACCCAAGAAAATTATACAAAAATTTCATTATTAAGGTTCATAAAAAGACTAACACGCACGATATTTAAGCTATCTATCTAGAAGCACAAAATTAATTGATCAATATAATGAATGTTGTGATTGTAAATACTCGAGAAATGGCATGCATGATACTCATATAATGCATGCCAATAGTAATTCGATCGATCGTTCATGAAATATGGAAATTGTAGTCAAGATTCTGAGAAGAATAATTAGAAAGAGATGAATGGTGTAATATATTGTTGCTTACTGATGAGTTCTTGAGAGTGGATGCAGGGCAAGAAATTAATAAGCTAAGCATGCATGAAGGCATGAAGCAGCCGCAGCAGGATGAAATAAAAGGCATAAAGGGGAACAATTTCATATAATTAATGATCAAAATGGTTGTTGATGGCCAGCTTGTTTTATGTATCAAGAAAGTGGTCCGGacagaaatatatataatatatatggatGGATATATAACATAATTTGCATGTGTTGTTTGGGTGGTGGGGTAaagaataattaaatttaaaaatcttgAGGATGTATATCTTTTTTAGAGTAATCAAGTTTGGGCACACCGAACATCTATCATTTAACTTGTCTCGTTTTCATACATTCATCGCCTCATTCTTGGAGATAAG
Proteins encoded in this region:
- the LOC139862865 gene encoding NAC domain-containing protein 7-like; protein product: MNTFSHVPPGFRFHPTDEELVDYYLRKKINSRPIELDVIRDVDLYKIEPWDLQELCRLGTEEQNDWYFFSHKDKKYPTGSRTNRATAAGFWKATGRDKAIYSKHDLVGMRKTLVYYKGRAPNGLKSDWIMHEYRLETDENATTTQEEGWVVCRVFKKRLPVMRRASEQELMWCDDQQISFMPEIDHSPTLNNIRSNLANNVFNQYPYGSCKQELDHIQNYQSTPDHHLQLPLLESPKLLPTCNSSMPIYGIDINHGGSNSFQPSMHTQDHNNNIQLHQGQNFNDHQVTNWRVLDKFVASQFHNQDDVLAKGNQDQLYHNEENQITVPEDASNSISGCQIDLWK